One segment of Paenibacillus rhizovicinus DNA contains the following:
- a CDS encoding spore germination protein, translating to MNTFLKQLQLKFGNNDDFFYLQETLLDTPIVRMGFYSLIDVVRTKLSLQTYIKAAADANLTVDEFKNILGDIQNSTAVDDAITCLLQGKLLIYFEKDDSYVIMEPAPKPLNRAVESPTNENVFLGSLNSFTEDIETNIGIVRKQLLTDNLRVKSFKIGSDEITQLSLVYYEGRANRGLIHKLIDQIEKNKHKQTANLQQLSKKVFGFSSWSLISNFNQTELPQEAVNSLRKGRAILFVDRLPNALVIPGILWDVFCLDSDRNLSLPLMYFLRVLRVLGAFVTIILPGLYVALVSVNPEVLRIEMALSIAQTRIGVPYPAIIEIILMLFVLELILEASIRLPKNIGPTITMVGGIILGQAVVQAKLVSNLLIIILAATTIANSTIVGLQQSLALRISKYVIVVLAAIFGVLGILEGLVLICAYIASLNTYGIPFLGLSKEKDEINHG from the coding sequence ATAAACACATTTCTGAAGCAACTACAACTTAAATTTGGCAACAACGATGACTTCTTCTATCTCCAAGAGACACTTCTCGACACGCCAATCGTACGAATGGGTTTTTATTCGTTGATTGACGTAGTACGTACCAAATTAAGTCTACAAACTTATATCAAAGCCGCCGCAGATGCCAACCTCACGGTTGATGAGTTCAAGAATATACTGGGCGATATTCAAAATAGTACGGCTGTCGATGATGCCATAACCTGTCTCTTGCAGGGGAAGCTCTTGATATACTTCGAAAAAGACGATTCTTATGTCATTATGGAGCCTGCTCCAAAACCGCTCAATCGTGCTGTTGAATCGCCAACCAATGAAAACGTATTTCTTGGTTCGCTAAATTCGTTTACCGAGGATATCGAAACCAATATCGGTATCGTACGGAAACAGCTTCTCACCGACAACCTGCGGGTAAAATCCTTTAAAATCGGCAGCGATGAAATCACGCAGCTTTCTCTCGTTTACTACGAAGGACGCGCAAATAGGGGACTAATCCATAAACTCATCGACCAAATCGAAAAAAACAAACATAAACAAACCGCGAACCTGCAGCAGCTGTCGAAAAAAGTGTTTGGTTTCTCTTCATGGAGTCTGATCTCGAATTTCAATCAAACGGAATTGCCGCAAGAAGCGGTTAACTCTCTAAGAAAAGGCCGAGCCATTCTATTCGTGGACAGGCTTCCCAACGCATTAGTCATCCCCGGTATACTATGGGACGTCTTCTGTCTCGACAGCGATCGTAACCTCTCCCTGCCGTTGATGTACTTTTTGCGCGTTTTACGTGTCTTGGGTGCATTTGTCACCATAATCTTACCGGGACTCTATGTAGCCCTCGTCTCGGTCAACCCCGAAGTGCTTCGAATCGAAATGGCACTATCGATTGCGCAGACCCGGATAGGCGTTCCATACCCGGCGATCATCGAAATCATTCTCATGCTTTTCGTACTTGAATTGATTCTCGAAGCCAGCATCCGATTACCCAAAAATATAGGACCAACGATAACCATGGTCGGCGGAATCATACTCGGACAAGCCGTCGTGCAAGCCAAGCTGGTCAGTAATTTGCTCATCATCATACTTGCGGCGACTACCATTGCGAATTCGACGATCGTCGGTCTACAGCAGTCATTAGCGCTTAGAATATCAAAATACGTCATCGTGGTCTTAGCAGCCATATTCGGAGTGCTCGGGATATTGGAAGGGCTGGTATTGATTTGCGCTTATATAGCGAGTTTGAATACCTACGGGATCCCGTTTCTTGGCTTATCCAAAGAAAAGGACGAAATCAATCATGGATAG
- a CDS encoding response regulator transcription factor: MYKVLVVDDEPLMLEGWKTMVDWHACGYELCGTATDGEEALALIRACDPELVITDIRMPVLDGIGLIRAMKEMGHGAKTIIVSAYSEFSYAQHALRYEVDRYVLKPLMTDEIHSLLLDMAASLEECRQTAASSRKMQADAAADAIVGLLGNGGPAAADTAARLLGVNERTRFRLMAAESIGESGESESGKSPIAVLMKTLTEALIIDGMRAWIFEESPGLAGLLIIDNDLNEEQFEVWLEETVVKKGWPPQELAFYCSETAIGLHSVPNLYRQALEIRSRALLGSKAGIYSYRERKVTGQWNLEDMTAYVRALLQAIESNDLPGIDRSVDELVGLFGKSGAEESLMQTAVRHFRGELLRRYAERGATHREASEWLHQLLDGTESADIASWTSTSLKRLSVKATEQFTVKEKPARANSNAITEAIDYLKQHYREKIRLQELAGRFHLNPTYFGQQFKRETGHSFHDYIHRLRFDEACKLLRRTDMLVSEIAAALGYHDTEYFTTKFKALSGELPSTYKSKRQG, from the coding sequence ATGTATAAGGTACTTGTGGTGGACGACGAGCCATTGATGCTCGAAGGCTGGAAAACGATGGTGGATTGGCACGCTTGCGGATACGAATTGTGCGGCACGGCGACTGACGGCGAGGAGGCGCTTGCCTTAATCCGTGCTTGCGATCCGGAACTTGTCATCACCGACATCCGGATGCCTGTTCTCGATGGAATCGGGCTGATTCGGGCGATGAAGGAAATGGGACACGGCGCCAAAACGATAATTGTAAGCGCTTATTCGGAGTTTTCCTATGCTCAACATGCACTTCGCTATGAGGTAGACCGATACGTATTGAAGCCTCTTATGACGGATGAAATTCACAGCCTGCTGCTCGATATGGCAGCTTCATTGGAGGAATGCAGGCAGACGGCGGCGTCTTCCCGCAAGATGCAGGCAGACGCTGCCGCCGACGCGATCGTCGGCTTGCTCGGTAACGGAGGTCCGGCGGCTGCCGATACGGCTGCGCGGCTGCTTGGCGTAAACGAACGAACGCGCTTCCGTCTGATGGCGGCCGAGTCGATCGGTGAAAGCGGCGAATCTGAGTCTGGCAAAAGTCCGATTGCCGTTCTGATGAAAACACTGACCGAGGCATTAATCATTGACGGTATGCGAGCCTGGATATTCGAGGAGTCGCCGGGCCTGGCAGGGCTGCTGATTATAGATAACGATCTGAACGAGGAACAATTCGAAGTCTGGTTGGAAGAGACGGTCGTCAAGAAAGGCTGGCCGCCTCAAGAGCTGGCATTCTACTGCAGCGAAACTGCAATCGGGCTCCACTCTGTGCCGAATCTCTACCGGCAGGCGCTGGAGATTCGGAGCCGAGCGTTGCTTGGCTCGAAAGCAGGCATCTATAGTTATCGAGAAAGGAAGGTTACCGGCCAATGGAACTTGGAGGATATGACGGCTTATGTGAGGGCGCTGCTTCAAGCGATCGAGTCCAATGATCTGCCGGGCATCGACCGCTCCGTGGATGAACTGGTCGGACTGTTCGGCAAGAGCGGGGCAGAGGAAAGCTTGATGCAGACCGCCGTTCGTCATTTTCGCGGCGAGCTGCTTCGGCGATACGCAGAACGGGGAGCAACCCACAGGGAGGCTTCCGAGTGGCTGCATCAACTGCTGGACGGGACCGAATCAGCCGATATAGCTTCGTGGACAAGCACTTCGTTGAAGCGGTTGTCCGTGAAGGCGACCGAGCAGTTTACGGTGAAGGAAAAGCCGGCCCGGGCGAACAGCAATGCCATAACGGAGGCAATCGACTACTTGAAGCAGCATTACCGCGAGAAAATTCGACTTCAGGAGCTGGCTGGCCGGTTCCATCTCAATCCGACTTATTTCGGGCAGCAGTTCAAACGGGAGACTGGTCATAGCTTTCACGACTATATCCACCGCCTTCGGTTCGATGAAGCCTGCAAATTGCTTCGCAGAACGGATATGTTGGTGTCAGAGATTGCAGCGGCACTCGGTTATCACGATACGGAATATTTCACCACTAAATTTAAAGCGCTTTCAGGGGAATTGCCCTCCACTTATAAATCCAAACGACAAGGGTGA